One genomic segment of Aythya fuligula isolate bAytFul2 chromosome 5, bAytFul2.pri, whole genome shotgun sequence includes these proteins:
- the JMJD7 gene encoding bifunctional peptidase and (3S)-lysyl hydroxylase JMJD7, translated as MAEGAALRAVRGCLAAFPGEARELGWMESVPYLDRPPSPLEFYREWVSPNKPCIIQNAISHWPALKKWTSAYLREVVGPKVVSVAVTPNGYADAVFQDRFVMPEERQMPFMDFLDIVEKKVTSPNVFYVQKQCSNLTEEFPELVCDVQPDIPWMSEALGKKPDAVNFWLGESAAVTSLHKDHYENLYCVISGEKHFLLHPPSDRPFIPYELYQPAIYHVSEDGSFEIVDEKTADKVPWIPVDPLNPDLERYPEYAQAKSLKCTVKAGEMLYLPSLWFHHVQQSHGCIAVNYWYDMEYDLKYSYYQLLDCLTKAVKVL; from the exons ATGGCGGAGGGCGCGGCGCTGCGGGCCGTCAGGGGCTGCCTGGCCGCCTTCCCGGGGGAGGCCCGCG AGTTGGGGTGGATGGAGTCTGTGCCATATCTGGATAGGCCTCCATCCCCGCTGGAGTTTTATCGAGAGTGGGTGAGTCCAAACAAGCCCTGCATAATTCAGAATGCCATCAGCCACTGGCCAGCTCTGAAGAAATGGACCTCGGCATACCTTAG gGAGGTAGTAGGTCCCAAGGTAGTGAGTGTGGCAGTAACACCAAATGGTTATGCAGATGCGGTGTTTCAGGACCGTTTTGTCATGCCAGAGGAGCGCCAAATGCCTTTCATGGACTTTCTGGACATTGTGGAGAAGAAAGTGACCTCTCCCAACGTATTCTATGTGCAGAAGCAATGTTCAAACCTCACCGAGGAGTTCCCTGAACTTGTCTGTGATGTGCAGCCTGACATACCATGGATGAGTGAGGCACTCG GGAAGAAGCCTGATGCTGTGAATTTCTGGCTCGGGGAATCAGCTGCTGTGACATCTT TACATAAAGATCATTATGAGAACTTGTACTGTGTGATATCTGGAGAGAAACATTTCCTACTGCATCCACCGAGTGACCGTCCCTTCATCCCATATG AGCTCTATCAGCCAGCAATTTACCACGTATCAGAAGATGGCTCTTTTGAAATTGTGGATGAGAAGACTGCAGATAAG GTGCCCTGGATCCCTGTGGACCCTTTAAACCCAGATCTAGAAAGGTATCCAGAATATGCTCAGGCAAAATCTTTGAAGTGTACAGTGAAAGCTGGTGAGATGTTATACCTCCCTTCTCTTTGGTTCCACCATGTTCAGCAATCACACGGCTGTATAGCAG tgAATTATTGGTATGACATGGAATATGACCTAAAGTACAGCTATTATCAACTGCTAGATTGTCTCACAAAAGCTGTGAAAGTGTTATAG